Proteins encoded together in one Ipomoea triloba cultivar NCNSP0323 chromosome 4, ASM357664v1 window:
- the LOC116017316 gene encoding uncharacterized protein LOC116017316, protein MADSEEEALCRNYPYALYFVQSPSTVSHANSADLGRPTTLPAANNPNADYSPPRSEPAARPPLSRYSSRGSNNTFSRHEKKVSFDDDFHSHGTGVAENARENPAGAGAGVERRCGEDEDDEEDFDEYYYGRRGGWKRFLSMGYSDSGAWMFMQIAWRLVLSMALALVVFYIATKPPPPKVSVKIVGIRQWGLEEGVDATGVTTKMLSCNCSIDLIIDNKSKLFGLHTHPPLTTMYFGRLPFATSQLGEELYAGSSGSTLFKLTVGTRNKPMYGAGGAMQDMLDSGKGLPVVVRVRFVSWFRVVWGLIRPKFHHQADCLVVLSKSYNKKRRTQVFNSTCVIL, encoded by the exons ATGGCCGACTCAGAGGAAGAAGCTCTATGCCGAAACTACCCTTACGCCCTCTACTTCGTCCAGAGCCCCTCCACCGTCTCCCATGCAAACAGCGCCGACCTCGGCCGCCCCACCACTCTCCCCGCCGCCAACAACCCCAACGCCGACTACTCTCCGCCGCGCTCCGAGCCGGCCGCCCGCCCGCCTCTCTCCCGCTACTCTTCCCGCGGCTCCAACAACACCTTTTCCCGCCACGAGAAGAAGGTCTCGTTCGACGACGATTTCCACAGCCACGGCACCGGCGTCGCCGAGAACGCCCGCGAGAAtcccgccggcgccggcgccggagtTGAGCGGCGCTGCGGagaggatgaggatgatgagGAGGATTTTGATGAGTATTATTATGGGAGACGAGGGGGTTGGAAGAGATTCTTGTCTATGGGGTATTCGGATTCCGGGGCGTGGATGTTCATGCAGATTGCTTGGAGGCTTGTGTTGAGTATGGCGCTTGCTTTGGTCGTCTTCTACATTGCTACCAAGCCGCCGCCGCCCAAAGTCTCCGTCAAG ATTGTTGGAATTCGACAGTGGGGATTAGAAGAGGGAGTGGATGCCACGGGTGTGACTACTAAAATGCTAAGCTGCAATTGCTCAATTGATCTCATCATAGACAACAAGTCTAAGCTCTTTGGTCTCCACACTCATCCCCCTCTCACCACAATGTACTTTGGCAGACTCCCTTTTGCCACCTCTCAACTC GGCGAGGAGCTGTACGCGGGGAGTTCAGGTTCAACGTTGTTCAAGTTAACGGTGGGTACGAGGAATAAACCGATGTACGGCGCCGGGGGGGCGATGCAGGACATGCTGGATTCCGGCAAGGGGTTGCCGGTGGTGGTGCGGGTGCGGTTCGTGTCGTGGTTTCGGGTGGTGTGGGGTTTGATCAGACCAAAATTCCACCACCAAGCAGACTGCCTTGTCGTACTCTCCAAATCTTACAACAAGAAACGCCGGACTCAAGTCTTTAACAGCACCTGCGTCATTCTTTGA